One part of the Arthrobacter tumbae genome encodes these proteins:
- a CDS encoding glycosyltransferase, with protein sequence MHPAKPSVSIVIPAYNEESVIRQCLIAAIYQSMPAYEILVVDNRSTDHTADIVRQMQLEYPESPIHLLEQNDRQGLIPTRNFGLNHATGDVLGRIDADSVLEPDWVETVQAGFSDPTVAAATGPVVYYDMPMRRWGLKADDKMRQLVLKLARNQYHFLFGSNMALRSTAWEQIRNYTCLDELDEMHEDIDLSLHLAEQELIIRYIPAMVSGMSARRLENSPKDYRYYVTRFDRTYRAHQIDKKVLKIPMLIFMSIYYPAKVLRAVHTARAARTTATNR encoded by the coding sequence GTGCACCCCGCGAAGCCGTCCGTGTCGATAGTCATCCCGGCGTACAACGAAGAAAGCGTCATCCGCCAGTGCCTCATTGCGGCTATCTACCAGTCCATGCCGGCTTATGAGATTCTGGTGGTCGATAACCGCTCCACCGACCACACCGCAGACATCGTCCGCCAGATGCAGCTGGAGTACCCTGAGAGCCCAATTCACCTGCTGGAGCAGAACGACCGGCAGGGTCTCATACCAACGAGAAACTTCGGTCTGAACCACGCGACAGGTGATGTACTGGGCCGAATCGATGCGGATTCAGTGCTCGAGCCGGACTGGGTCGAAACGGTGCAGGCGGGCTTCAGCGATCCGACCGTCGCCGCTGCGACCGGACCTGTTGTTTACTACGACATGCCGATGCGGCGGTGGGGGCTGAAAGCGGATGACAAGATGCGCCAACTCGTACTCAAGCTCGCGCGCAACCAGTACCACTTCTTATTCGGCTCCAACATGGCGCTTCGCAGCACGGCCTGGGAACAGATCCGGAACTACACCTGTCTTGATGAGTTGGATGAGATGCATGAGGACATAGACCTCTCTCTGCATCTTGCGGAACAGGAGCTCATCATCCGCTACATCCCCGCCATGGTCAGCGGGATGTCAGCCCGGCGTCTCGAGAATTCGCCCAAGGACTACCGTTACTACGTCACGAGGTTCGACCGCACTTACCGGGCTCACCAGATTGACAAGAAGGTTCTCAAGATTCCGATGCTGATCTTCATGTCGATCTACTACCCCGCGAAGGTGTTGCGTGCGGTGCACACCGCGCGGGCTGCCCGCACTACAGCGACCAACCGCTAG
- a CDS encoding peptidylprolyl isomerase translates to MTAIATAHATIHTSLGDIKVELYGNHAPKTVKNFTGLATGEIKWTHPSTGEETNAPLYDGTIFHRVIKDFMIQGGDPLGQGIGGPGYKFDDEINPDLDFTAPYKLAMANAGLQNGRGTNGSQFFITSVPTTWLQGKHTIFGEVKDESSRAIVDQLNSIATDGRDKPLEDVVINSISIEQA, encoded by the coding sequence ATGACAGCTATTGCTACTGCACACGCAACCATCCATACCAGCCTCGGGGACATCAAGGTGGAGCTTTACGGCAACCACGCCCCCAAGACGGTCAAGAACTTCACGGGTCTTGCTACCGGTGAGATCAAGTGGACCCACCCGAGCACGGGTGAGGAAACCAACGCACCGCTCTACGACGGCACCATCTTCCACCGCGTCATCAAGGACTTCATGATCCAGGGTGGCGATCCCCTGGGACAGGGTATTGGCGGTCCGGGCTACAAGTTCGACGATGAAATCAATCCCGATCTGGACTTCACCGCGCCCTACAAGCTGGCAATGGCGAACGCCGGTCTGCAGAATGGCCGCGGAACCAACGGCTCGCAGTTCTTCATCACGTCGGTTCCGACCACCTGGCTGCAGGGTAAGCACACCATTTTTGGAGAGGTCAAGGACGAGTCGTCACGCGCCATCGTGGACCAGCTCAACTCGATCGCCACCGATGGACGCGACAAGCCTCTCGAAGACGTCGTGATCAACAGCATCAGCATCGAGCAGGCCTAG
- a CDS encoding rhomboid family intramembrane serine protease yields the protein MTYGIPAGRPDEDVPVCPRHPDRVSYVRCQRCGRPACPECQRPAAVGIQCVDCVREAQRQTPATRTIFGGTVRQGRPLVTFSLIGACVALFLAQLAIPGVTDALAYAGIYTSGIVTPEPWRMITAAFLHSTGFLLHIGFNMYALWIIGQALEPLLGRARFLALYLIAAFGGSVAVLLLTNPLQGVVGASGAVFGLFGAMLIVQRRRGGDVRQLVVLIAINTVLGFVVAGISWQAHLGGLLAGSAAAAIIAYTPRSPKRSLIQWSGLAVLTVVLLALTFVGASLVAFPA from the coding sequence ATGACCTATGGAATCCCGGCCGGCCGGCCGGATGAGGACGTTCCCGTGTGCCCGCGCCACCCGGACCGGGTGAGCTATGTGCGGTGTCAACGATGTGGCAGGCCCGCCTGCCCGGAATGCCAGCGTCCGGCGGCCGTCGGGATCCAGTGCGTCGACTGCGTGCGTGAAGCGCAGCGCCAGACTCCGGCCACGCGCACCATCTTCGGCGGAACAGTGCGGCAGGGGCGGCCGCTGGTGACCTTCTCGCTCATTGGTGCCTGCGTGGCGCTGTTCCTTGCCCAACTTGCCATCCCCGGCGTGACCGACGCACTGGCATACGCGGGTATCTACACCTCGGGCATCGTCACCCCGGAACCTTGGCGCATGATCACCGCCGCGTTCCTCCATTCCACAGGATTCCTGCTCCATATCGGATTCAACATGTACGCGCTCTGGATCATCGGGCAGGCTCTTGAACCCCTGCTGGGACGGGCAAGGTTTCTTGCCCTCTATCTGATCGCTGCTTTCGGCGGATCGGTTGCTGTACTGCTCTTGACCAACCCACTGCAGGGCGTCGTCGGAGCATCAGGAGCAGTTTTCGGGCTTTTCGGAGCCATGCTCATCGTGCAGAGGCGACGTGGTGGGGATGTACGGCAACTGGTTGTGCTCATCGCCATTAATACCGTTCTCGGCTTTGTGGTTGCGGGGATCTCCTGGCAGGCCCACCTCGGCGGTCTGCTGGCCGGAAGCGCTGCCGCGGCCATCATCGCCTATACACCGCGGAGTCCGAAGCGCTCCCTGATCCAATGGTCCGGGTTGGCGGTGCTGACCGTCGTGCTGTTGGCGCTGACCTTCGTCGGCGCGAGCCTGGTTGCTTTTCCGGCGTAG
- a CDS encoding FadR/GntR family transcriptional regulator, with amino-acid sequence MALSSKGPAPVAAVMYSSIIEELGRSIVSGELQPGERLTIEALQERFGVSRTVIRDCMRILESMNLVFSKRRVGIVVQSPRHWNVYDARIIRWRLEGTSRAKQFKSLTELRCAVEPLAAAGAARNATQEQRAVVVDLAQQLRILGEAGRLDEFLAADVEFHALLLLASGNEMFSALDGVVTEVLRGRTNQGLMPRKPREHALASHEAVAAAIAEADPGAAETAMRNLLAEVRQAIT; translated from the coding sequence GTGGCGCTGTCCTCGAAAGGCCCCGCACCGGTGGCCGCCGTCATGTACAGCAGCATCATCGAGGAGCTGGGACGCAGCATAGTCAGCGGTGAGCTGCAACCGGGTGAACGCCTGACAATCGAAGCATTACAGGAGCGGTTTGGAGTCTCACGAACCGTGATTCGCGACTGCATGCGCATTCTCGAATCGATGAACCTCGTGTTCAGCAAACGCCGCGTCGGAATAGTGGTGCAGTCACCCCGCCACTGGAACGTGTACGACGCGCGGATCATCCGCTGGCGCCTGGAAGGAACCTCCCGCGCAAAACAGTTCAAGAGTCTGACGGAACTGCGCTGTGCGGTCGAGCCGCTCGCTGCGGCAGGAGCAGCGCGCAACGCCACTCAGGAGCAGCGCGCCGTCGTCGTCGACCTTGCCCAACAGCTGCGCATACTCGGCGAGGCCGGCCGTCTTGACGAGTTTCTTGCTGCGGATGTGGAATTCCATGCACTGCTCCTGCTCGCCAGCGGTAATGAGATGTTCTCCGCACTCGACGGCGTTGTCACTGAAGTCCTGCGTGGCAGGACTAACCAGGGATTAATGCCCCGCAAACCCCGTGAGCACGCGCTCGCCAGCCACGAAGCCGTCGCAGCAGCGATCGCCGAGGCCGACCCTGGCGCGGCTGAGACAGCGATGCGGAACCTACTCGCCGAAGTACGGCAAGCAATTACGTAG
- a CDS encoding gluconokinase: MKSRMHLVIMGVSGSGKTTIATALAERLGWIYAEADEFHSRENITKMTQGIALTDEDRKPWLDSIARWISEKSASGESTIVTCSALRRSYRDVLAAADGDVRFVHLLGDVELIRSRMKTRTGHFMPESLLPSQVNTLEILQENERGLTVDNVGTPAEVTDRIMAELGPTA, from the coding sequence GTGAAATCACGAATGCATCTGGTGATCATGGGCGTGTCAGGATCAGGCAAGACGACGATCGCCACGGCACTGGCGGAGCGTCTGGGCTGGATCTATGCCGAAGCGGACGAATTTCATTCCCGTGAGAACATCACCAAAATGACCCAGGGTATTGCTCTGACGGATGAGGATCGCAAGCCCTGGCTGGACTCGATCGCGCGATGGATCAGCGAGAAGAGCGCCAGTGGAGAATCCACCATCGTGACGTGTTCGGCGTTGCGGAGGAGTTACCGCGATGTGCTGGCCGCTGCCGACGGTGACGTCCGGTTTGTTCACCTGCTCGGCGATGTTGAACTCATCCGCTCGCGCATGAAGACACGGACCGGCCACTTCATGCCTGAATCACTGTTGCCATCGCAGGTCAACACCCTCGAAATACTCCAGGAGAACGAACGCGGGCTCACTGTCGACAATGTCGGCACGCCCGCGGAAGTCACGGATCGCATCATGGCCGAGCTGGGCCCGACCGCCTGA
- a CDS encoding GntP family permease — protein MLIEGWTQTLGAGPLLLIAAAAIAVLLLLIIKLRIHAFVALILVSLLTAFATGIPADQVVPVLTSGFGSTLATVALLVGLGAMLGRLVETSGGAKVLADYLIGKFGEKRAPLALGIASLLFGFPIFFDAGLVVMLPVVFSVARRLGGGVLIYGLPAAGAFSVMHIFVPPHPGPVAASEFFGANIGLVVLVGLIAAIPTWYVTCYLYGLWMGKRIVLPIPALLGQADEEHESNPPAFGTVVGILLLPLVLIFLNTGLNALNVGGALPEGTSDQVWFQVLRTVGETPVALLISLLVAAYVLGRRRGIEKSALEKVLESSLGPVCSVILITGAGGMFGGVLRSSGIGSALEGALGNLGIPVILAGFLIAAILRIAQGSATVALTTAAGLISPAIASSDYNGLQLAALVIAVAAGSVVASHVNDSGFWLVGRFFDMDVKTTFKTWTVMETAIGVMGFGIAASVFGLASLG, from the coding sequence ATGCTCATTGAAGGCTGGACTCAGACGCTTGGCGCTGGTCCGCTCCTGCTCATCGCCGCGGCCGCAATTGCGGTGCTGCTGCTCCTCATTATCAAACTGCGCATTCATGCGTTTGTAGCGCTGATTCTGGTCAGTTTGCTCACGGCATTCGCAACCGGAATACCAGCTGATCAGGTGGTTCCCGTACTGACGAGCGGATTCGGTTCCACTTTGGCGACGGTGGCGCTGCTCGTCGGCCTCGGAGCAATGCTGGGCCGCCTGGTCGAAACAAGCGGCGGCGCGAAAGTGCTCGCCGACTACCTGATCGGCAAGTTCGGCGAGAAAAGGGCTCCACTCGCTCTCGGCATCGCTTCGCTGCTTTTTGGCTTTCCGATCTTCTTCGACGCCGGTTTGGTGGTCATGCTGCCGGTGGTGTTCTCAGTTGCCCGGCGACTGGGCGGCGGCGTCCTGATCTATGGCCTGCCGGCCGCCGGTGCCTTCTCTGTCATGCACATCTTCGTTCCACCGCATCCCGGGCCGGTTGCAGCCTCCGAATTTTTCGGAGCCAACATCGGGCTTGTCGTGCTGGTCGGGTTGATCGCTGCAATACCGACCTGGTACGTCACGTGCTACCTCTACGGGCTATGGATGGGCAAGCGCATAGTCCTGCCGATTCCAGCGCTCCTCGGCCAGGCCGATGAAGAACACGAGAGTAATCCGCCGGCCTTCGGCACCGTCGTTGGAATCCTACTGCTGCCGCTGGTCCTCATCTTCCTGAACACAGGCCTGAACGCGCTGAACGTCGGAGGGGCACTCCCGGAGGGAACTTCGGATCAGGTCTGGTTCCAGGTCCTGCGCACCGTGGGTGAGACGCCCGTCGCACTGCTGATCTCGCTGCTCGTCGCGGCATACGTGCTGGGACGGCGCCGAGGTATTGAAAAGTCTGCATTGGAGAAGGTCCTCGAATCATCGCTGGGGCCGGTCTGCTCGGTCATCCTCATCACCGGCGCCGGCGGCATGTTCGGCGGTGTACTTCGCTCCTCCGGCATCGGATCGGCACTTGAGGGTGCGCTCGGCAACCTCGGGATCCCGGTCATCCTCGCGGGATTCCTGATCGCGGCCATTCTCCGTATTGCACAGGGTTCAGCGACGGTTGCGCTGACCACAGCGGCTGGATTGATCAGCCCCGCCATTGCATCCTCGGACTACAACGGTCTGCAGCTCGCTGCCCTCGTCATTGCGGTGGCCGCCGGATCCGTTGTGGCCAGCCATGTCAATGACTCCGGATTCTGGTTGGTCGGCCGGTTCTTCGACATGGATGTGAAGACGACTTTCAAGACCTGGACGGTCATGGAAACTGCTATTGGCGTGATGGGCTTCGGAATCGCCGCATCAGTCTTCGGGCTTGCTTCCCTCGGGTGA
- a CDS encoding cell division protein CrgA: MPESKSRKKQVEPKTRAAAEPKPNPVWYKPVMFGLMVVGLLWILVYYISEGRFPIPGIDSWNILIGFGVAIAGFLMTTRWR; the protein is encoded by the coding sequence GTGCCCGAGTCGAAGTCCCGCAAGAAGCAGGTCGAGCCGAAAACGCGCGCCGCTGCGGAACCGAAGCCGAACCCGGTCTGGTACAAGCCGGTGATGTTCGGGCTGATGGTGGTCGGCCTGCTGTGGATTCTGGTCTACTACATCTCTGAGGGACGCTTCCCGATTCCGGGTATCGACTCCTGGAACATCCTGATCGGCTTCGGAGTCGCTATTGCCGGGTTCCTGATGACAACCCGCTGGCGGTAG